In a single window of the Raphanus sativus cultivar WK10039 chromosome 9, ASM80110v3, whole genome shotgun sequence genome:
- the LOC108849034 gene encoding flavone 3'-O-methyltransferase 1-like translates to MISTAETQSTPVQVTDDETALFAIQLASASVLPMALKSAIELDLLEIMARNCSPMSASEISSHLPTKNPEAPAMLERILRLLTAYSVLTCTVRTVQDGVNRLYGLGPVCKYFTKNEDGVSIAALCLLNHDKVFMGSWYHLKDAILDGGIPFNKAYGMSAFEYHGTDLSFNTVFNNGMSNHSTITMKKILETYKGFEGLVSLVDVGGGIGATLKMIVSKYPNLKGVNFDLPHVIVDAPSHPGIEHVGGDMFVSVPKGDAIFMKWICHDWSDEHCLKLLKNCYEALPDNGKVVLAECILPETLDSSLSTKQVVNVDCIMLALQQILTFLAHDKRYSRPFIAFYDLLCHRQPS, encoded by the exons ATGATCTCAACGGCAGAGACACAGTCAACTCCAGTGCAAGTCACGGACGACGAAACTGCCCTCTTTGCCATACAGTTAGCCAGTGCCTCAGTTCTCCCTATGGCTTTAAAATCAGCTATAGAGCTCGATCTTCTCGAGATCATGGCCAGGAACTGTTCTCCCATGTCTGCATCTGAGATCTCTTCTCATCTTCCGACCAAAAACCCCGAAGCTCCGGCCATGCTTGAACGTATCCTCCGTCTTCTTACGGCTTACTCCGTCCTCACTTGCACCGTCCGTACGGTTCAAGACGGCGTCAACCGGCTTTACGGGCTTGGGCCGGTTTGCAAGTATTTCACCAAGAACGAAGATGGTGTCTCGATAGCTGCTCTTTGTCTCCTGAATCATGACAAAGTCTTCATGGGAAGCTg GTACCATTTGAAGGATGCAATTCTTGATGGTGGGATTCCATTCAATAAAGCTTATGGCATGAGCGCGTTTGAGTACCATGGGACTGACCTTAGCTTCAACACGGTGTTCAACAATGGAATGTCTAACCATTCCACTATCACCATGAAGAAGATTCTTGAGACCTATAAGGGCTTTGAGGGTTTGGTCTCCTTGGTTGATGTCGGAGGTGGCATTGGTGCTACTCTAAAAATGATTGTCTCTAAGTACCCTAATCTTAAAGGCGTCAACTTTGATCTCCCTCATGTCATAGTAGATGCTCCATCTCATCCCG GTATTGAGCATGTTGGAGGAGATATGTTTGTAAGTGTCCCCAAGGGTGATGCCATTTTCATGAAG TGGATATGCCATGACTGGAGTGACGAACActgtttaaaattattgaaGAATTGTTACGAGGCGCTTCCAGACAATGGAAAAGTGGTCTTGGCAGAGTGTATACTTCCAGAGACACTAGACTCAAGCCTGTCGACCAAACAAGTAGTCAATGTGGACTGCATTATGCTGGCACTACAACAAATATTAACATTCTTAGCTCATGATAAACGCTATAGTAGACCTTTCATAGCATTTTATGATCTGCTATGTCATCGGCAGCCATCATAG